The following coding sequences are from one Zalophus californianus isolate mZalCal1 chromosome 5, mZalCal1.pri.v2, whole genome shotgun sequence window:
- the CDO1 gene encoding cysteine dioxygenase type 1 isoform X2, with protein sequence MEQTEVLKPRTLEDLIRILHQLFAGEEVNVEEVQAVLEAYESDPAEWAAYAKFDQYRSIHDHTDSHCFLKMLQGNLKETLFAWPDKKSNEMIKKSERILRENQCAYINDSIGLHRVENISHTEPAVSLHLYSPPFDTCHAFDQRTGHKNKVTMTFHSKFGIRTPFTASGSLENN encoded by the exons ATGGAGCAGACCGAGGTGCTCAAGCCGCGGACCCTGGAGGATCTGATCCGCATCCTGCACCAGCTCTTCGCCGGCGAGGAGGTCAACGTGGAGGAGGTGCAGGCGGTCCTGGAAGCCTACGAGAGCGACCCCGCCGAGTGGGCGGCGTACGCCAAGTTCGACCAGTACCG CAGTATCCATGATCACACCGACTCCCACTGCTTTCTGAAGATGCTGCAGGGAAATCTAAAGGAGACCTTATTTGCCTGGCCTGACAAAAAATCCAACGAGATGATCAAGAAGTCTGAAAGAATCTTGAGAGAAAACCAGTGTGCTTATATCAACG ATTCCATTGGCTTACATCGAGTAGAGAACATTAGCCACACGGAACCTGCTGTGAGCCTTCACTTGTACAGCCCACCGTTTGATACGTGCCATGCCTTTGATCAAAGAACAGGACATAAAAACAAAGTCACCATGACATTCCATAGCAAATTTGGAATCAGGACTCCATTT ACAGCTTCGGGATCCCTGGAGAACAACTAA
- the CDO1 gene encoding cysteine dioxygenase type 1 isoform X1, which translates to MEQTEVLKPRTLEDLIRILHQLFAGEEVNVEEVQAVLEAYESDPAEWAAYAKFDQYRYTRNLVDEGNGKFNLMILCWGEGHGSSIHDHTDSHCFLKMLQGNLKETLFAWPDKKSNEMIKKSERILRENQCAYINDSIGLHRVENISHTEPAVSLHLYSPPFDTCHAFDQRTGHKNKVTMTFHSKFGIRTPFTASGSLENN; encoded by the exons ATGGAGCAGACCGAGGTGCTCAAGCCGCGGACCCTGGAGGATCTGATCCGCATCCTGCACCAGCTCTTCGCCGGCGAGGAGGTCAACGTGGAGGAGGTGCAGGCGGTCCTGGAAGCCTACGAGAGCGACCCCGCCGAGTGGGCGGCGTACGCCAAGTTCGACCAGTACCG GTATACTAGAAATCTTGTGgatgaaggaaatggaaaattcaaTCTAATGATTCTGTGTTGGGGTGAAGGACATGGCAG CAGTATCCATGATCACACCGACTCCCACTGCTTTCTGAAGATGCTGCAGGGAAATCTAAAGGAGACCTTATTTGCCTGGCCTGACAAAAAATCCAACGAGATGATCAAGAAGTCTGAAAGAATCTTGAGAGAAAACCAGTGTGCTTATATCAACG ATTCCATTGGCTTACATCGAGTAGAGAACATTAGCCACACGGAACCTGCTGTGAGCCTTCACTTGTACAGCCCACCGTTTGATACGTGCCATGCCTTTGATCAAAGAACAGGACATAAAAACAAAGTCACCATGACATTCCATAGCAAATTTGGAATCAGGACTCCATTT ACAGCTTCGGGATCCCTGGAGAACAACTAA
- the ATG12 gene encoding ubiquitin-like protein ATG12 isoform X1, translating into MAEEPESALQLPPSTAADGEGPTEVSPETATPEPPSSAAVSPGTEEPAGDTKKKIDVLLKAVGDTPIMKTKKWAVERTRTIQGLIDFIKKFLKLVASEQLFIYVNQSFAPSPDQEVGTLYECFGSDGKLVLHYCKSQAWG; encoded by the exons atggctgaggagcCGGAGTCCGCGTTGCAGCTCCCTCCCTCTACTGCTGCTGATGGCGAAGGACCTACAGAGGTCTCCCCAGAAACAGCCACTCCGGAGCCCCCTTCTTCCGCCGCGGTCTCCCCGGGGACAGAGGAACCTGCCGGCGACacgaagaaaaaaa tTGATGTCCTGTTGAAGGCTGTGGGAGACACCCctataatgaaaacaaagaagtgGGCTGTAGAGCGAACCCGAACCATTCAAGGACTCATTGACTTCATCAAAAAATTCCTTAAGCTTGTGGCCTCTGAACAGTTG tttaTTTATGTGAATCAGtcctttgccccctccccagaCCAGGAAGTTGGAACCCTCTATGAG tgCTTTGGCAGTGATGGTAAACTGGTCCTACATTACTGCAAATCTCAGGCATGGGGATGA
- the ATG12 gene encoding ubiquitin-like protein ATG12 isoform X2 — MAVTAALRGDCAERALRRKQEAQVPARREDYREKQEPICPQEERKKSAGRGCESGRWGGEPRPLRAHRAAGGREAGAPGGGRAQVGCGRPTAEGPPAPGSPQGLARAAGKPPSPQTSAGAAGAEPRRRTEARRELMSC; from the exons ATGGCTGTAACGGCAGCACTCAGGGGAGACTGTGCAGAGCGAGCGCTTAGGCGAAAGCAGGAAGCCCAAGTTCCTGCGCGACGAGAGGACTACCGGGAAAAACAGGAGCCCATCTGCCcacaggaggagagaaagaagtcGGCCGGGAGAGGCTGCGAGTCGGGGAGGTGGGGCGGCGAGCCCCGGCCGCTCCGCGCTCACCGAGCCGCGGGCGGCCGGGAGGCCGGAGCGCCGGGTGGGGGGCGGGCGCAGGTGGGCTGCGGCCGCCCGACCGCCGagggcccccccgccccgggaagTCCCCAGGGCCTCGCCCGCGCCGCGGGGAAGCCGCCCAGCCCACAGACGAGCGCAGGAGCCGCCGGGGCAGAGCCACGTCGGAGGACAGAAGCGCGGCGGGAG tTGATGTCCTGTTGA
- the ATG12 gene encoding ubiquitin-like protein ATG12 isoform X3 yields MAEEPESALQLPPSTAADGEGPTEVSPETATPEPPSSAAVSPGTEEPAGDTKKKIDVLLKAVGDTPIMKTKKWAVERTRTIQGLIDFIKKFLKLVASEQLCFGSDGKLVLHYCKSQAWG; encoded by the exons atggctgaggagcCGGAGTCCGCGTTGCAGCTCCCTCCCTCTACTGCTGCTGATGGCGAAGGACCTACAGAGGTCTCCCCAGAAACAGCCACTCCGGAGCCCCCTTCTTCCGCCGCGGTCTCCCCGGGGACAGAGGAACCTGCCGGCGACacgaagaaaaaaa tTGATGTCCTGTTGAAGGCTGTGGGAGACACCCctataatgaaaacaaagaagtgGGCTGTAGAGCGAACCCGAACCATTCAAGGACTCATTGACTTCATCAAAAAATTCCTTAAGCTTGTGGCCTCTGAACAGTTG tgCTTTGGCAGTGATGGTAAACTGGTCCTACATTACTGCAAATCTCAGGCATGGGGATGA